In Carya illinoinensis cultivar Pawnee chromosome 7, C.illinoinensisPawnee_v1, whole genome shotgun sequence, the following are encoded in one genomic region:
- the LOC122317150 gene encoding uncharacterized protein LOC122317150 isoform X7: MRRQNVFRVKTLDESIRSLSNVAPFHRIKPSFVYFLIPFFSPHQDNSDSDQSISEDEDLDADFPETCEYRQSDIKEELQLPLRLDLLKGAHRALELDGGRKTSHLSDKKETNVSQEDDVEMPLFDNEEKISDDEENIVPLKISATSGTKKWHEDDNHSFGRGKQDEAHTWSNISKEADALIWLNKNAPGSSSHYAYPVANKPQKGMRCKAKRKFSFRFQSREGGLSCPSISNDEKYVSLKDHEASERLETIEPRSEEHSIAGVVEDYQRENEIQSEVVCAEVGALGHGGIEQSMSDLLDGLQDRAVVQKGVSAKIVTKRNPSSLGDRTVDSEDSPESMDSGSSSEDEARDQKLEVNIPDMKRQTMTDRFQAALGATFLNEEGALVAVPKPSGIGLFGKLQQLMQSEKERDVIFLKKLQTGSGTNDEASCIVVKILARCLDAKMTVCQCSFVKNMETPMQSGSPRTMVNGGRKTTIIFHPRVSGDVDLEVGNLIRIHPPWREVQVGNDESIVLSTYFSQVLI, encoded by the exons ATGCGGCGACAAAACGTTTTCCGGGTAAAAACCCTCGATGAATCTATTCGTTCGCTCTCTAACGTTGCTCCATTTCACCGAATAAAACCATCCTTTGTCTACTTTCTGATTCCCTTTTTTTCCCCCCACCAGGACAATTCAGACTCTGACCAGAGCATTTCCG AAGATGAAGATCTCGATGCTGATTTTCCTGAAACTTGTGAGTATCGGCAGTCGGATATAAAG GAAGAATTGCAACTTCCATTACGGCTGGATCTACTGAAag GTGCCCATCGTGCCCTTGAATTGGATGGTGGAAGGAAAACTAGCCATTTATCTGACAAG AAGGAAACAAATGTCTCTCAAGAAGATGATGTTGAAATGCCTCTGTTCGATAATGAGGAAAAGATCTCTGATGATGAG GAAAACATCGTGCCTTTAAAAATTTCTGCTACCTCTGGCACTAAAAAGTGGCATGAAGATGATAACCACAGCTTTGGAAGGGGGAAGCAAGATGAGGCACATACATGGTCCAATATAAGCAAAGAAGCTGATGCACTAATATGGTTGAATAAGAATGCTCCAGGTTCATCATCCCATTATGCCTACCCCGTTGCAAACAAACCCCAAAAAG GCATGAGATGCAAGGCTAAGCGAAAATTCTCATTCCGGTTCCAGTCACGTGAGGGAGGACTCTCTTGTCCCTCTATCtctaatgatgaaaaatatgtgTCACTCAAGGATCATGAAGCATCCGAAAGATTGGAAACCATTGAGCCTAGATCTGAAGAACATTCAATTGCTGGGGTTGTTGAAGATTATCAAAGAGAGAACGAAATTCAGTCAGAGGTTGTGTGTGCTGAAGTAGGAGCTCTTGGGCATGGAGGCATTGAGCAATCAATGTCTGATCTTTTAGATGGCCTTCAGGATAGGGCTGTTGTGCAGAAAGGAGTTTCAGCAAAG ATTGTTACAAAGAGAAATCCCTCTTCGCTGGGAGATAGAACTGTTGACAGTGAGGACTCCCCTGAATCTATGGATAGTGGATCATCTAGTGAGGACGAG GCCAGAGATCAAAAACTTGAGGTTAATATCCCAGATATGAAACGGCAAACTATGACAGACAGGTTTCAAGCAGCTTTAGGTGCTACTTTTTTAAATGAGGAAGGGGCCCTTGTTGCAGTGCCTAAACCATCAGG AATTGGCTTGTTTGGGAAGTTGCAGCAGCTCATgcagagtgaaaaagaaagagatgtGATTTTCTTGAAGAAGTTGCAGACTGGATCTGGTACAAATG ACGAAGCAAGCTGCATTGTTGTTAAGATCCTTGCAAGATGCTTGGATGCAAAGATGACGGTTTGCCAATGCTCTTTTGTCAAGAACATGGAg ACCCCCATGCAGTCAGGGAGCCCTAGAACAATGGTAAATGGaggaaggaaaacaacaattatTTTTCATCCTAGGGTTAGTGGTGATGTTGACCTTGAAGTTGGGAACTTGATTCGCATTCACCCCCCATG GAGGGAGGTTCAAGTGGGAAATGATGAGAGTATTGTTCTCTCCACATATTTCTCCCAAGTTCTAATTTGA
- the LOC122317150 gene encoding uncharacterized protein LOC122317150 isoform X2 — MRRQNVFRVKTLDESIRSLSNVAPFHRIKPSFVYFLIPFFSPHQDNSDSDQSISEDEDLDADFPETCEYRQSDIKEELQLPLRLDLLKGAHRALELDGGRKTSHLSDKKETNVSQEDDVEMPLFDNEEKISDDEENIVPLKISATSGTKKWHEDDNHSFGRGKQDEAHTWSNISKEADALIWLNKNAPGSSSHYAYPVANKPQKGMRCKAKRKFSFRFQSREGGLSCPSISNDEKYVSLKDHEASERLETIEPRSEEHSIAGVVEDYQRENEIQSEVVCAEVGALGHGGIEQSMSDLLDGLQDRAVVQKGVSAKCSNTRGKEVQIVTKRNPSSLGDRTVDSEDSPESMDSGSSSEDEVLVVSTHSPPLHPLPFLLILYTTCIIGYMLKQARDQKLEVNIPDMKRQTMTDRFQAALGATFLNEEGALVAVPKPSGIGLFGKLQQLMQSEKERDVIFLKKLQTGSGTNDEASCIVVKILARCLDAKMTVCQCSFVKNMETPMQSGSPRTMVNGGRKTTIIFHPRVSGDVDLEVGNLIRIHPPWREVQVGNDESIVLSTYFSQVLI, encoded by the exons ATGCGGCGACAAAACGTTTTCCGGGTAAAAACCCTCGATGAATCTATTCGTTCGCTCTCTAACGTTGCTCCATTTCACCGAATAAAACCATCCTTTGTCTACTTTCTGATTCCCTTTTTTTCCCCCCACCAGGACAATTCAGACTCTGACCAGAGCATTTCCG AAGATGAAGATCTCGATGCTGATTTTCCTGAAACTTGTGAGTATCGGCAGTCGGATATAAAG GAAGAATTGCAACTTCCATTACGGCTGGATCTACTGAAag GTGCCCATCGTGCCCTTGAATTGGATGGTGGAAGGAAAACTAGCCATTTATCTGACAAG AAGGAAACAAATGTCTCTCAAGAAGATGATGTTGAAATGCCTCTGTTCGATAATGAGGAAAAGATCTCTGATGATGAG GAAAACATCGTGCCTTTAAAAATTTCTGCTACCTCTGGCACTAAAAAGTGGCATGAAGATGATAACCACAGCTTTGGAAGGGGGAAGCAAGATGAGGCACATACATGGTCCAATATAAGCAAAGAAGCTGATGCACTAATATGGTTGAATAAGAATGCTCCAGGTTCATCATCCCATTATGCCTACCCCGTTGCAAACAAACCCCAAAAAG GCATGAGATGCAAGGCTAAGCGAAAATTCTCATTCCGGTTCCAGTCACGTGAGGGAGGACTCTCTTGTCCCTCTATCtctaatgatgaaaaatatgtgTCACTCAAGGATCATGAAGCATCCGAAAGATTGGAAACCATTGAGCCTAGATCTGAAGAACATTCAATTGCTGGGGTTGTTGAAGATTATCAAAGAGAGAACGAAATTCAGTCAGAGGTTGTGTGTGCTGAAGTAGGAGCTCTTGGGCATGGAGGCATTGAGCAATCAATGTCTGATCTTTTAGATGGCCTTCAGGATAGGGCTGTTGTGCAGAAAGGAGTTTCAGCAAAG TGTAGTAATACCAGAGGTAAAGAGGTACAGATTGTTACAAAGAGAAATCCCTCTTCGCTGGGAGATAGAACTGTTGACAGTGAGGACTCCCCTGAATCTATGGATAGTGGATCATCTAGTGAGGACGAGGTACTTGTTGTCTCTACTCACAGTCCTCCCCTTCACCCCCTTCCTTTCTTGTTAATACTATATACAACATGTATTATTGGTTATATGCTAAAGCAGGCCAGAGATCAAAAACTTGAGGTTAATATCCCAGATATGAAACGGCAAACTATGACAGACAGGTTTCAAGCAGCTTTAGGTGCTACTTTTTTAAATGAGGAAGGGGCCCTTGTTGCAGTGCCTAAACCATCAGG AATTGGCTTGTTTGGGAAGTTGCAGCAGCTCATgcagagtgaaaaagaaagagatgtGATTTTCTTGAAGAAGTTGCAGACTGGATCTGGTACAAATG ACGAAGCAAGCTGCATTGTTGTTAAGATCCTTGCAAGATGCTTGGATGCAAAGATGACGGTTTGCCAATGCTCTTTTGTCAAGAACATGGAg ACCCCCATGCAGTCAGGGAGCCCTAGAACAATGGTAAATGGaggaaggaaaacaacaattatTTTTCATCCTAGGGTTAGTGGTGATGTTGACCTTGAAGTTGGGAACTTGATTCGCATTCACCCCCCATG GAGGGAGGTTCAAGTGGGAAATGATGAGAGTATTGTTCTCTCCACATATTTCTCCCAAGTTCTAATTTGA
- the LOC122317150 gene encoding uncharacterized protein LOC122317150 isoform X5, protein MRRQNVFRVKTLDESIRSLSNVAPFHRIKPSFVYFLIPFFSPHQDNSDSDQSISEDEDLDADFPETCEYRQSDIKEELQLPLRLDLLKGAHRALELDGGRKTSHLSDKKETNVSQEDDVEMPLFDNEEKISDDEENIVPLKISATSGTKKWHEDDNHSFGRGKQDEAHTWSNISKEADALIWLNKNAPGSSSHYAYPVANKPQKGMRCKAKRKFSFRFQSREGGLSCPSISNDEKYVSLKDHEASERLETIEPRSEEHSIAGVVEDYQRENEIQSEVVCAEVGALGHGGIEQSMSDLLDGLQDRAVVQKGVSAKCSNTRGKEVQIVTKRNPSSLGDRTVDSEDSPESMDSGSSSEDEARDQKLEVNIPDMKRQTMTDRFQAALGATFLNEEGALVAVPKPSGIGLFGKLQQLMQSEKERDVIFLKKLQTGSGTNDEASCIVVKILARCLDAKMTVCQCSFVKNMETPMQSGSPRTMVNGGRKTTIIFHPRVSGDVDLEVGNLIRIHPPWREVQVGNDESIVLSTYFSQVLI, encoded by the exons ATGCGGCGACAAAACGTTTTCCGGGTAAAAACCCTCGATGAATCTATTCGTTCGCTCTCTAACGTTGCTCCATTTCACCGAATAAAACCATCCTTTGTCTACTTTCTGATTCCCTTTTTTTCCCCCCACCAGGACAATTCAGACTCTGACCAGAGCATTTCCG AAGATGAAGATCTCGATGCTGATTTTCCTGAAACTTGTGAGTATCGGCAGTCGGATATAAAG GAAGAATTGCAACTTCCATTACGGCTGGATCTACTGAAag GTGCCCATCGTGCCCTTGAATTGGATGGTGGAAGGAAAACTAGCCATTTATCTGACAAG AAGGAAACAAATGTCTCTCAAGAAGATGATGTTGAAATGCCTCTGTTCGATAATGAGGAAAAGATCTCTGATGATGAG GAAAACATCGTGCCTTTAAAAATTTCTGCTACCTCTGGCACTAAAAAGTGGCATGAAGATGATAACCACAGCTTTGGAAGGGGGAAGCAAGATGAGGCACATACATGGTCCAATATAAGCAAAGAAGCTGATGCACTAATATGGTTGAATAAGAATGCTCCAGGTTCATCATCCCATTATGCCTACCCCGTTGCAAACAAACCCCAAAAAG GCATGAGATGCAAGGCTAAGCGAAAATTCTCATTCCGGTTCCAGTCACGTGAGGGAGGACTCTCTTGTCCCTCTATCtctaatgatgaaaaatatgtgTCACTCAAGGATCATGAAGCATCCGAAAGATTGGAAACCATTGAGCCTAGATCTGAAGAACATTCAATTGCTGGGGTTGTTGAAGATTATCAAAGAGAGAACGAAATTCAGTCAGAGGTTGTGTGTGCTGAAGTAGGAGCTCTTGGGCATGGAGGCATTGAGCAATCAATGTCTGATCTTTTAGATGGCCTTCAGGATAGGGCTGTTGTGCAGAAAGGAGTTTCAGCAAAG TGTAGTAATACCAGAGGTAAAGAGGTACAGATTGTTACAAAGAGAAATCCCTCTTCGCTGGGAGATAGAACTGTTGACAGTGAGGACTCCCCTGAATCTATGGATAGTGGATCATCTAGTGAGGACGAG GCCAGAGATCAAAAACTTGAGGTTAATATCCCAGATATGAAACGGCAAACTATGACAGACAGGTTTCAAGCAGCTTTAGGTGCTACTTTTTTAAATGAGGAAGGGGCCCTTGTTGCAGTGCCTAAACCATCAGG AATTGGCTTGTTTGGGAAGTTGCAGCAGCTCATgcagagtgaaaaagaaagagatgtGATTTTCTTGAAGAAGTTGCAGACTGGATCTGGTACAAATG ACGAAGCAAGCTGCATTGTTGTTAAGATCCTTGCAAGATGCTTGGATGCAAAGATGACGGTTTGCCAATGCTCTTTTGTCAAGAACATGGAg ACCCCCATGCAGTCAGGGAGCCCTAGAACAATGGTAAATGGaggaaggaaaacaacaattatTTTTCATCCTAGGGTTAGTGGTGATGTTGACCTTGAAGTTGGGAACTTGATTCGCATTCACCCCCCATG GAGGGAGGTTCAAGTGGGAAATGATGAGAGTATTGTTCTCTCCACATATTTCTCCCAAGTTCTAATTTGA
- the LOC122317150 gene encoding uncharacterized protein LOC122317150 isoform X4: MRRQNVFRVKTLDESIRSLSNVAPFHRIKPSFVYFLIPFFSPHQDNSDSDQSISEDEDLDADFPETCEYRQSDIKEELQLPLRLDLLKGAHRALELDGGRKTSHLSDKKETNVSQEDDVEMPLFDNEEKISDDEENIVPLKISATSGTKKWHEDDNHSFGRGKQDEAHTWSNISKEADALIWLNKNAPGSSSHYAYPVANKPQKGMRCKAKRKFSFRFQSREGGLSCPSISNDEKYVSLKDHEASERLETIEPRSEEHSIAGVVEDYQRENEIQSEVVCAEVGALGHGGIEQSMSDLLDGLQDRAVVQKGVSAKQCSNTRGKEVQIVTKRNPSSLGDRTVDSEDSPESMDSGSSSEDEARDQKLEVNIPDMKRQTMTDRFQAALGATFLNEEGALVAVPKPSGIGLFGKLQQLMQSEKERDVIFLKKLQTGSGTNDEASCIVVKILARCLDAKMTVCQCSFVKNMETPMQSGSPRTMVNGGRKTTIIFHPRVSGDVDLEVGNLIRIHPPWREVQVGNDESIVLSTYFSQVLI, from the exons ATGCGGCGACAAAACGTTTTCCGGGTAAAAACCCTCGATGAATCTATTCGTTCGCTCTCTAACGTTGCTCCATTTCACCGAATAAAACCATCCTTTGTCTACTTTCTGATTCCCTTTTTTTCCCCCCACCAGGACAATTCAGACTCTGACCAGAGCATTTCCG AAGATGAAGATCTCGATGCTGATTTTCCTGAAACTTGTGAGTATCGGCAGTCGGATATAAAG GAAGAATTGCAACTTCCATTACGGCTGGATCTACTGAAag GTGCCCATCGTGCCCTTGAATTGGATGGTGGAAGGAAAACTAGCCATTTATCTGACAAG AAGGAAACAAATGTCTCTCAAGAAGATGATGTTGAAATGCCTCTGTTCGATAATGAGGAAAAGATCTCTGATGATGAG GAAAACATCGTGCCTTTAAAAATTTCTGCTACCTCTGGCACTAAAAAGTGGCATGAAGATGATAACCACAGCTTTGGAAGGGGGAAGCAAGATGAGGCACATACATGGTCCAATATAAGCAAAGAAGCTGATGCACTAATATGGTTGAATAAGAATGCTCCAGGTTCATCATCCCATTATGCCTACCCCGTTGCAAACAAACCCCAAAAAG GCATGAGATGCAAGGCTAAGCGAAAATTCTCATTCCGGTTCCAGTCACGTGAGGGAGGACTCTCTTGTCCCTCTATCtctaatgatgaaaaatatgtgTCACTCAAGGATCATGAAGCATCCGAAAGATTGGAAACCATTGAGCCTAGATCTGAAGAACATTCAATTGCTGGGGTTGTTGAAGATTATCAAAGAGAGAACGAAATTCAGTCAGAGGTTGTGTGTGCTGAAGTAGGAGCTCTTGGGCATGGAGGCATTGAGCAATCAATGTCTGATCTTTTAGATGGCCTTCAGGATAGGGCTGTTGTGCAGAAAGGAGTTTCAGCAAAG cAGTGTAGTAATACCAGAGGTAAAGAGGTACAGATTGTTACAAAGAGAAATCCCTCTTCGCTGGGAGATAGAACTGTTGACAGTGAGGACTCCCCTGAATCTATGGATAGTGGATCATCTAGTGAGGACGAG GCCAGAGATCAAAAACTTGAGGTTAATATCCCAGATATGAAACGGCAAACTATGACAGACAGGTTTCAAGCAGCTTTAGGTGCTACTTTTTTAAATGAGGAAGGGGCCCTTGTTGCAGTGCCTAAACCATCAGG AATTGGCTTGTTTGGGAAGTTGCAGCAGCTCATgcagagtgaaaaagaaagagatgtGATTTTCTTGAAGAAGTTGCAGACTGGATCTGGTACAAATG ACGAAGCAAGCTGCATTGTTGTTAAGATCCTTGCAAGATGCTTGGATGCAAAGATGACGGTTTGCCAATGCTCTTTTGTCAAGAACATGGAg ACCCCCATGCAGTCAGGGAGCCCTAGAACAATGGTAAATGGaggaaggaaaacaacaattatTTTTCATCCTAGGGTTAGTGGTGATGTTGACCTTGAAGTTGGGAACTTGATTCGCATTCACCCCCCATG GAGGGAGGTTCAAGTGGGAAATGATGAGAGTATTGTTCTCTCCACATATTTCTCCCAAGTTCTAATTTGA
- the LOC122317150 gene encoding uncharacterized protein LOC122317150 isoform X1 yields the protein MRRQNVFRVKTLDESIRSLSNVAPFHRIKPSFVYFLIPFFSPHQDNSDSDQSISEDEDLDADFPETCEYRQSDIKEELQLPLRLDLLKGAHRALELDGGRKTSHLSDKKETNVSQEDDVEMPLFDNEEKISDDEENIVPLKISATSGTKKWHEDDNHSFGRGKQDEAHTWSNISKEADALIWLNKNAPGSSSHYAYPVANKPQKGMRCKAKRKFSFRFQSREGGLSCPSISNDEKYVSLKDHEASERLETIEPRSEEHSIAGVVEDYQRENEIQSEVVCAEVGALGHGGIEQSMSDLLDGLQDRAVVQKGVSAKQCSNTRGKEVQIVTKRNPSSLGDRTVDSEDSPESMDSGSSSEDEVLVVSTHSPPLHPLPFLLILYTTCIIGYMLKQARDQKLEVNIPDMKRQTMTDRFQAALGATFLNEEGALVAVPKPSGIGLFGKLQQLMQSEKERDVIFLKKLQTGSGTNDEASCIVVKILARCLDAKMTVCQCSFVKNMETPMQSGSPRTMVNGGRKTTIIFHPRVSGDVDLEVGNLIRIHPPWREVQVGNDESIVLSTYFSQVLI from the exons ATGCGGCGACAAAACGTTTTCCGGGTAAAAACCCTCGATGAATCTATTCGTTCGCTCTCTAACGTTGCTCCATTTCACCGAATAAAACCATCCTTTGTCTACTTTCTGATTCCCTTTTTTTCCCCCCACCAGGACAATTCAGACTCTGACCAGAGCATTTCCG AAGATGAAGATCTCGATGCTGATTTTCCTGAAACTTGTGAGTATCGGCAGTCGGATATAAAG GAAGAATTGCAACTTCCATTACGGCTGGATCTACTGAAag GTGCCCATCGTGCCCTTGAATTGGATGGTGGAAGGAAAACTAGCCATTTATCTGACAAG AAGGAAACAAATGTCTCTCAAGAAGATGATGTTGAAATGCCTCTGTTCGATAATGAGGAAAAGATCTCTGATGATGAG GAAAACATCGTGCCTTTAAAAATTTCTGCTACCTCTGGCACTAAAAAGTGGCATGAAGATGATAACCACAGCTTTGGAAGGGGGAAGCAAGATGAGGCACATACATGGTCCAATATAAGCAAAGAAGCTGATGCACTAATATGGTTGAATAAGAATGCTCCAGGTTCATCATCCCATTATGCCTACCCCGTTGCAAACAAACCCCAAAAAG GCATGAGATGCAAGGCTAAGCGAAAATTCTCATTCCGGTTCCAGTCACGTGAGGGAGGACTCTCTTGTCCCTCTATCtctaatgatgaaaaatatgtgTCACTCAAGGATCATGAAGCATCCGAAAGATTGGAAACCATTGAGCCTAGATCTGAAGAACATTCAATTGCTGGGGTTGTTGAAGATTATCAAAGAGAGAACGAAATTCAGTCAGAGGTTGTGTGTGCTGAAGTAGGAGCTCTTGGGCATGGAGGCATTGAGCAATCAATGTCTGATCTTTTAGATGGCCTTCAGGATAGGGCTGTTGTGCAGAAAGGAGTTTCAGCAAAG cAGTGTAGTAATACCAGAGGTAAAGAGGTACAGATTGTTACAAAGAGAAATCCCTCTTCGCTGGGAGATAGAACTGTTGACAGTGAGGACTCCCCTGAATCTATGGATAGTGGATCATCTAGTGAGGACGAGGTACTTGTTGTCTCTACTCACAGTCCTCCCCTTCACCCCCTTCCTTTCTTGTTAATACTATATACAACATGTATTATTGGTTATATGCTAAAGCAGGCCAGAGATCAAAAACTTGAGGTTAATATCCCAGATATGAAACGGCAAACTATGACAGACAGGTTTCAAGCAGCTTTAGGTGCTACTTTTTTAAATGAGGAAGGGGCCCTTGTTGCAGTGCCTAAACCATCAGG AATTGGCTTGTTTGGGAAGTTGCAGCAGCTCATgcagagtgaaaaagaaagagatgtGATTTTCTTGAAGAAGTTGCAGACTGGATCTGGTACAAATG ACGAAGCAAGCTGCATTGTTGTTAAGATCCTTGCAAGATGCTTGGATGCAAAGATGACGGTTTGCCAATGCTCTTTTGTCAAGAACATGGAg ACCCCCATGCAGTCAGGGAGCCCTAGAACAATGGTAAATGGaggaaggaaaacaacaattatTTTTCATCCTAGGGTTAGTGGTGATGTTGACCTTGAAGTTGGGAACTTGATTCGCATTCACCCCCCATG GAGGGAGGTTCAAGTGGGAAATGATGAGAGTATTGTTCTCTCCACATATTTCTCCCAAGTTCTAATTTGA
- the LOC122317150 gene encoding uncharacterized protein LOC122317150 isoform X6: protein MRRQNVFRDNSDSDQSISEDEDLDADFPETCEYRQSDIKEELQLPLRLDLLKGAHRALELDGGRKTSHLSDKKETNVSQEDDVEMPLFDNEEKISDDEENIVPLKISATSGTKKWHEDDNHSFGRGKQDEAHTWSNISKEADALIWLNKNAPGSSSHYAYPVANKPQKGMRCKAKRKFSFRFQSREGGLSCPSISNDEKYVSLKDHEASERLETIEPRSEEHSIAGVVEDYQRENEIQSEVVCAEVGALGHGGIEQSMSDLLDGLQDRAVVQKGVSAKQCSNTRGKEVQIVTKRNPSSLGDRTVDSEDSPESMDSGSSSEDEVLVVSTHSPPLHPLPFLLILYTTCIIGYMLKQARDQKLEVNIPDMKRQTMTDRFQAALGATFLNEEGALVAVPKPSGIGLFGKLQQLMQSEKERDVIFLKKLQTGSGTNDEASCIVVKILARCLDAKMTVCQCSFVKNMETPMQSGSPRTMVNGGRKTTIIFHPRVSGDVDLEVGNLIRIHPPWREVQVGNDESIVLSTYFSQVLI, encoded by the exons ATGCGGCGACAAAACGTTTTCCGG GACAATTCAGACTCTGACCAGAGCATTTCCG AAGATGAAGATCTCGATGCTGATTTTCCTGAAACTTGTGAGTATCGGCAGTCGGATATAAAG GAAGAATTGCAACTTCCATTACGGCTGGATCTACTGAAag GTGCCCATCGTGCCCTTGAATTGGATGGTGGAAGGAAAACTAGCCATTTATCTGACAAG AAGGAAACAAATGTCTCTCAAGAAGATGATGTTGAAATGCCTCTGTTCGATAATGAGGAAAAGATCTCTGATGATGAG GAAAACATCGTGCCTTTAAAAATTTCTGCTACCTCTGGCACTAAAAAGTGGCATGAAGATGATAACCACAGCTTTGGAAGGGGGAAGCAAGATGAGGCACATACATGGTCCAATATAAGCAAAGAAGCTGATGCACTAATATGGTTGAATAAGAATGCTCCAGGTTCATCATCCCATTATGCCTACCCCGTTGCAAACAAACCCCAAAAAG GCATGAGATGCAAGGCTAAGCGAAAATTCTCATTCCGGTTCCAGTCACGTGAGGGAGGACTCTCTTGTCCCTCTATCtctaatgatgaaaaatatgtgTCACTCAAGGATCATGAAGCATCCGAAAGATTGGAAACCATTGAGCCTAGATCTGAAGAACATTCAATTGCTGGGGTTGTTGAAGATTATCAAAGAGAGAACGAAATTCAGTCAGAGGTTGTGTGTGCTGAAGTAGGAGCTCTTGGGCATGGAGGCATTGAGCAATCAATGTCTGATCTTTTAGATGGCCTTCAGGATAGGGCTGTTGTGCAGAAAGGAGTTTCAGCAAAG cAGTGTAGTAATACCAGAGGTAAAGAGGTACAGATTGTTACAAAGAGAAATCCCTCTTCGCTGGGAGATAGAACTGTTGACAGTGAGGACTCCCCTGAATCTATGGATAGTGGATCATCTAGTGAGGACGAGGTACTTGTTGTCTCTACTCACAGTCCTCCCCTTCACCCCCTTCCTTTCTTGTTAATACTATATACAACATGTATTATTGGTTATATGCTAAAGCAGGCCAGAGATCAAAAACTTGAGGTTAATATCCCAGATATGAAACGGCAAACTATGACAGACAGGTTTCAAGCAGCTTTAGGTGCTACTTTTTTAAATGAGGAAGGGGCCCTTGTTGCAGTGCCTAAACCATCAGG AATTGGCTTGTTTGGGAAGTTGCAGCAGCTCATgcagagtgaaaaagaaagagatgtGATTTTCTTGAAGAAGTTGCAGACTGGATCTGGTACAAATG ACGAAGCAAGCTGCATTGTTGTTAAGATCCTTGCAAGATGCTTGGATGCAAAGATGACGGTTTGCCAATGCTCTTTTGTCAAGAACATGGAg ACCCCCATGCAGTCAGGGAGCCCTAGAACAATGGTAAATGGaggaaggaaaacaacaattatTTTTCATCCTAGGGTTAGTGGTGATGTTGACCTTGAAGTTGGGAACTTGATTCGCATTCACCCCCCATG GAGGGAGGTTCAAGTGGGAAATGATGAGAGTATTGTTCTCTCCACATATTTCTCCCAAGTTCTAATTTGA